A stretch of the Lolium perenne isolate Kyuss_39 chromosome 3, Kyuss_2.0, whole genome shotgun sequence genome encodes the following:
- the LOC127341175 gene encoding polygalacturonase ADPG2, producing the protein MRIPAQRTFFLVVLLLVLAAVESAAQQGKRYSVMDFHAAGDGSTDDAKAFAATWNATCGDSYSPTMVIPGGKTFLLSQIRLDGPCKSPVTVELDGKIVAPNFIWMTAAANLLTFYRVNNLTVNGSGQIDGNGDIWWTCFNQKKCHVRPILLAFASCNNLSVKNIHLKDSPDKHMTLFRCSQVQVNNVSVRAPGDSPNTDGINMAFSDHVYISNCSIQTGDDCVSILSGTSDVIVTNSTCGPGHGISVGSLGADGTTALVERITVSNCSFSKTMTGVRIKSWQGGSGKANGFLFENLNMTDVQFPIDIDQFYCPQGNCPQQDGAVAISDAKFINIQGTSSNPEAIQILCSKSVQCHGIYLYNVNLTCSGHTPQTRATILNAYGTIGGTVNPQVQFLGA; encoded by the exons ATG AGGATCCCAGCGCAGCGTACCTTCTTcttggtggtgctgctgctcGTGTTGGCGGCCGTTGAATCTGCAGCGCAGCAAGGAAAAAGATACAGCGTCATGGATTTCCATGCTGCTGGGGATGGCAGCACAGATGATGCAAAG GCGTTCGCGGCGACATGGAACGCAACTTGCGGCGACAGCTACAGTCCGACCATGGTCATCCCTGGAGGAAAGACGTTCTTGCTAAGCCAGATCAGGTTGGATGGACCCTGCAAGTCGCCTGTCACCGTGGAG CTGGACGGGAAGATCGTGGCGCCAAACTTCATCTGGATGACGGCAGCAGCGAACCTCCTTACCTTCTACAGGGTCAACAACCTGACGGTGAATGGAAGCGGCCAGATAGACGGCAACGGCGACATCTGGTGGACTTGCTTCAACCAAAAG AAATGCCATGTCCGGCCAATT CTGCTGGCATTCGCAAGCTGCAACAACCTATCCGTGAAGAACATACACCTGAAGGACAGTCCTGACAAGCACATGACCTTGTTCCGGTGCAGCCAGGTGCAGGTGAACAACGTCTCCGTCAGGGCGCCAGGCGACAGCCCTAACACGGACGGGATCAACATGGCCTTCTCCGACCACGTTTATATCTCGAATTGCTCTATCCAAACCG GAGATGATTGCGTGTCGATCCTATCTGGCACCAGCGATGTTATTGTCACTAACAGCACGTGTGGGCCTGGTCATGGCATCAG CGTGGGAAGCCTTGGGGCTGATGGTACAACAGCACTTGTGGAAAGGATTACAGTATCCAACTGCAGCTTCTCCAAAACTATGACTGGTGTGAGGATCAAATCGTGGCAG GGAGGCAGTGGCAAAGCAAATGGGTTCCTTTTCGAGAACCTCAACATGACTGATGTCCAATTTCCTATTGACATTGACCAGTTTTATTGTCCCCAGGGAAATTGTCCGCAACAG GATGGCGCTGTGGCCATATCTGACGCCAAGTTCATCAACATCCAGGGGACATCCTCCAACCCCGAAGCCATCCAGATTCTGTGCAGCAAGAGCGTGCAGTGCCACGGCATCTATCTCTACAACGTCAACCTCACCTGCTCTGGGCATACCCCCCAAACACGAGCCACTATTTTAAATGCCTACGGAACCATTGGGGGCACGGTGAATCCACAAGTACAGTTCCTGGGTGCATGA
- the LOC127341178 gene encoding DCC family protein At1g52590, chloroplastic: MATMAGRCYSPSVLRLQPQLSPPPQLKPAVGRGRGRRGRQSLRVAASAASGASAEPVKAATDAEFFQPSDTRPIMLFDGVCNLCNGGVRFVRERDPGRSIRYIPLQSESGRKLLQRSGRSPDDISSVVLVEKDRSYIKSDAVLRIMEYLNLPFPQLAAFLNIAPLFLRDFAYDNVANNRYLVFGRSESEACEIL, encoded by the exons ATGGCGACCATGGCCGGTCGCTGCTACTCGCCCTCCGTCCTGCGGCTCCAGCCACAGCTCAGCCCTCCGCCGCAGCTGAAACCCGCCgtgggaagaggaagaggaagacggggGCGGCAGAGCTTGCGGGTGGCCGCGTCTGCGGCCAGCGGCGCGTCGGCGGAGCCCGTGAAGGCGGCCACCGACGCCGAGTTCTTCCAGCCCTCCGACACCAGGCCCATCATGCTCTTCGACG gcgtgtgcaacctctgcaacgGCGGCGTACGGTTCGTGCGGGAGCGTGACCCCGGCAGGAGCATCAGGTACATCCCTCTGCAGAGCGAGTCCGGGAGGAAGCTGCTGCAGAGGTCGGGGAGGTCTCCCGACGACATCTCCAGCGTCGTCCTAGTTGAGAAAGACAG GTCCTACATCAAGTCGGATGCAGTGCTGAGGATCATGGAGTACCTTAACCTGCCCTTCCCCCAGCTGGCTGCTTTCCTGAACATTGCCCCTCT GTTTCTGAGGGACTTCGCGTACGACAACGTGGCCAACAACCGGTACCTGGTGTTCGGCCGCTCAGAATCAGAAGCATGCGAGATACTCTGA
- the LOC127341174 gene encoding uncharacterized protein At2g34160 encodes MAVEDITDGVRGLKVEDGEGAAAPAAPAAGAAGEGPRRGNNSSNRIQVSNTKKPLFFYVNLAKRYMQQHGDVELSALGMAIATVVTVAEILKNNGLAVEKKIRTSTVEINDESRGRPFQKAKIEIELGKSDKFDELMASAAEDAEEGEEEA; translated from the exons ATGGCGGTGGAGGATATCACCGACGGCGTGAGGGGCCTCAAGGTGGAGGACGGCGAGGGCGCGGCCGCACCCGCCGCGCCGGCTGCCGGCGCCGCCGGGGAGGGGCCGAGGAGGGGCAACAACAGCAGCAACCGCATCCAGGTGTCCAACACCAAGAAGCCCCTCTTCTTCTATGTCAACCTCGCCAAG AGGTATATGCAGCAGCACGGCGACGTCGAGCTGTCCGCGCTCGGGATGG CCATTGCAACGGTTGTGACCGTGGCGGAGATTCTGAAAAACAACGGCCTTGCTGTTGAGAAGA AGATTAGGACATCCACTGTGGAAATAAACGATGAATCGAGAGGCCGTCCATTCCAAAAGGCCAAG ATTGAGATAGAGTTGGGGAAGAGCGACAAATTTGACGAGCTGATGGCATCCGCTGCGGAAGATGCTGAGGAAGGTGAGGAGGAGgcctga